From the Candidatus Binatia bacterium genome, the window CGCCTCCATCGCCTGCACATCGGCACGCCAGTCAGGGCCTATGGGCACGTGGTTCACTTTGATGCCGAAGTACTGCCCGGCCTTGTCGAACGCAGCGTGTGCCGTGGTCGGCACCACGATTTCCGGCTCGGTAATGCCCTTCTTGTCGCGGAAGTAATCGCGGTAGGTCTTCATCGCGAGCAAGATGCTTTCCGTGCCCCCGGAGGTTACCGTGCCCACGATCTCGCCCGCGCTTCCTGGCTCCGTGCCTGGGCTGCCTGCGCCCAACATGTGCGCCACCATGGAGACAATTTCCGATTCGAACTTGATGGCGCTCGGCCACAGGTCGACATGCAAGGGGTTCGACTGCGAGTGCAACGCGTACGCTTGGTTGAGAAAGTCCACATGCTCGTCGGCCCCGTGATACACGGCTCCGGAGGCATACCCAGCCTTCCAGCGCGCCTCCTCGAGGTCCTTCATCTCCCGCAAGATGGCGAGCACATCCGGCCGCGGCACACCTTCAGCAGGTAAGCGTTCGAACGACTGAAAACGGCGCCGGTACTCGTGAATATCTGCTTTGCGTTTTTCGGCCATGGCCCGCCGTGTAGCGCAGGTGCGGCTCGGAAGCGAGCACGCGCGCGCCGCCCGGGCACCAGCGCAGACAAGATCGCCGGCGCTTTGGAGGGCGGGTTGACAGCACTGCCACTTTCCGCCACGCGGGCAAACGAAAGAAGGAGGCTTCTATGGGCCGTTTTGTCGACAAGGTCGCGTTGATTACCGGGGCCGCCTCGGGAATCGGTCGCGCCACTGCCGAGCGTCTGGCAGCCGAAGGGGCGCGTGTGTTCTGCACCGATGTCAACGAAGTTGGTTTGGCCGAAACCCTAGCGTCGGTGCGCGAGCGCGGCGGCGAAGCCCACGGGGAGTGGTGCGACGTAAGCCAACCGGCAGCGGTACGCCGCAGCGTGCAGTCTTGCCTCGATCGCTTCGGTGCCATCGATGTGCTTGCCAACATCGCTGGGGTCGGACGCTTCCAACACACGCTGGAAGTCAGCGAGGAAGATTGGCAGCGCACGCTGGCGGTGAATCTCTCGGGAACCTTCTTTATGTGCCAAGCGGCCCTGCCCGCGTTGCTCGACCGGCGCGGCGCCATTGTCAACATGGCGTCTTCCGCAGGTTTGATTGGGCAGGCATACAGTGCTGCTTACTGCGCTTCGAAAGGCGGCGTTGTACAACTGACCAAGGCGCTGGCCGTCGAATTTGCGCGCCGCGGCGTGCGCGTAAACTGCGTATGCCCTGGTGGCATCGATACGCCGTTTTTGGCCGGCTTTCGCCCGCCCGCGGGCGCGGAGATCGACTTGATCACCCGGCTAAAACTCGTGGACGAAAAAGCACCACCGGAGGCTGTGGCTGCGGCGGTGGCATATCTCGCTTCGGATGAAGCCCGCTACGTCAATGGCGCCGTGCTTTCTGTCGACGCCGGCCTCGTCGTCTCCTGACTCGGCAGCCGGTCGCGCTCATGAGTCGCGTTTGACCGGCGTGTAAATCGGCGTGGGCAGCGGAGTGACCTTCGCACCACCCTCTGCCATCGTGTACACTTTTGCCTGCCCGCGCTTTTCCACCGCGTCGATCCGCAGCACCGAGTGAATGGGGATGTACGTTCGCTCCGCCCCCTCGAACTCGCGCTGCAGGGCTTCTTCGGACGGATCGACCACCACGTTCGACTTCGCACCAAAGACGAGCCCTTCCACCTCGATAAACCCAAAGAGCGAAGATTGGCTCACCTGTTTCGCGTACACCTCGTAAATGCGCCCTTGGCTGTGGAAGACAACTCTGAACAGCAGCTTCTTTTGCGCCATGCGCTTGCCGATAACTGCTCGCCCCGAAGCGAGCAAGCTGAGCAGCGGTGGGCTCGTCGTTAGGCGCTCCGCGGGAACGTTGTGCCCTGCGCCCTGCCGGTTGTGCGTACAGGTCCGCAGATCAAAAGAACACGTGGGCTTCC encodes:
- a CDS encoding SDR family oxidoreductase, whose translation is MGRFVDKVALITGAASGIGRATAERLAAEGARVFCTDVNEVGLAETLASVRERGGEAHGEWCDVSQPAAVRRSVQSCLDRFGAIDVLANIAGVGRFQHTLEVSEEDWQRTLAVNLSGTFFMCQAALPALLDRRGAIVNMASSAGLIGQAYSAAYCASKGGVVQLTKALAVEFARRGVRVNCVCPGGIDTPFLAGFRPPAGAEIDLITRLKLVDEKAPPEAVAAAVAYLASDEARYVNGAVLSVDAGLVVS
- a CDS encoding DUF1820 family protein codes for the protein MAQKKLLFRVVFHSQGRIYEVYAKQVSQSSLFGFIEVEGLVFGAKSNVVVDPSEEALQREFEGAERTYIPIHSVLRIDAVEKRGQAKVYTMAEGGAKVTPLPTPIYTPVKRDS